One window of the Rhodothermales bacterium genome contains the following:
- the recN gene encoding DNA repair protein RecN — protein MLRSLSIRDYALIERLEVEFQPGLNVVTGETGAGKSIVVGALKMILGERASTEVVRTGARKAIVEGVFEGVDEPRVRPLLEEAGLDWLPELILRREITGSQSRAFINDSPATVHVLKQVATHLVDLHGQHDHQSLLRVETHVGMLDGYGGLAALVQAYSEALETVRALVRKRDDLAAREAELARQRELWEFQIEEIDRTSPVDGEEERLEAERRVLENAERLHESTNSLFEVLYESESAVYDRLTVARNEMRDLARIDPEFAPSLSELESAQIAISEIASFLQDYNARIEFNPERLEAIRERIGELDRLKRRYGGSLEAVLAYRAEIGEQVDLARDFSGALTRLADEIAAASRTLGEAAERLSTKRREIAARVEEAVVSELHGLGMPRSRFEVAFEQDVSHDGLAVMPDGRRLVAHPDGTDRVEFFISTNPGEPPRALARIASGGEISRIMLAMKSILAKSDRLPMLVFDEIDVGVSGSVAQSVGARMRDLARYHQIITITHLPQVAAQGEAHFRVAKDVVGDRTRTGMRLLSEDERVAEVAALMSGAQVTDAAIESARELIIQTV, from the coding sequence GTGCTGAGATCCCTTTCCATTCGTGACTATGCGCTGATCGAGCGCCTGGAGGTCGAGTTTCAGCCCGGCCTGAACGTGGTCACAGGAGAAACGGGCGCCGGAAAATCGATTGTGGTGGGCGCGCTGAAGATGATTCTGGGAGAGCGTGCCTCCACGGAAGTCGTGCGCACCGGGGCCCGAAAGGCGATCGTAGAAGGCGTATTCGAGGGTGTGGACGAGCCGCGGGTACGGCCGCTCCTGGAAGAGGCCGGTCTGGACTGGTTGCCGGAACTCATCCTGCGGCGGGAGATCACCGGATCGCAAAGTCGTGCGTTCATCAACGACTCGCCGGCCACGGTGCACGTGCTCAAGCAGGTAGCCACCCATCTGGTGGATCTGCATGGGCAGCACGATCACCAGTCGCTGCTCCGGGTGGAGACACACGTGGGCATGCTGGACGGGTACGGGGGCCTGGCCGCCCTGGTGCAGGCGTACTCGGAGGCGTTGGAGACTGTACGTGCGCTCGTGCGCAAGCGGGACGACCTCGCCGCGCGCGAAGCGGAGCTGGCCCGTCAGCGTGAGCTCTGGGAGTTCCAGATTGAAGAGATCGATCGCACCTCACCAGTCGACGGCGAAGAAGAGCGGCTGGAGGCCGAGCGGCGCGTGCTCGAAAACGCGGAACGTCTACACGAGTCCACGAACTCCCTGTTCGAGGTACTCTACGAGTCCGAGTCGGCCGTGTATGACCGTTTGACCGTGGCGCGCAACGAAATGCGCGACCTGGCCCGCATCGACCCGGAGTTCGCACCGTCGCTTTCCGAGCTTGAGTCCGCGCAAATCGCCATCTCCGAGATCGCCTCGTTTCTGCAGGATTACAATGCGCGCATCGAATTCAATCCGGAGCGCCTTGAGGCCATCCGGGAGCGCATCGGTGAACTGGATCGTCTGAAGCGCCGCTACGGCGGTTCCCTGGAAGCGGTGCTGGCCTACAGAGCCGAAATCGGCGAGCAGGTGGATCTGGCCCGGGATTTTTCAGGCGCGCTGACCCGTCTGGCCGATGAGATTGCGGCTGCCTCCCGTACGCTGGGAGAGGCGGCAGAACGGCTGTCGACCAAGCGACGCGAGATCGCCGCTCGGGTTGAGGAAGCCGTGGTAAGCGAGTTGCACGGACTGGGCATGCCGCGGAGCCGCTTTGAGGTGGCGTTCGAGCAGGATGTGTCGCACGATGGACTGGCCGTCATGCCCGACGGTCGGCGCCTGGTGGCCCACCCGGACGGCACCGACCGCGTGGAGTTCTTCATCTCGACCAACCCCGGAGAACCCCCGCGGGCCCTGGCGCGCATCGCCTCCGGCGGAGAAATCAGTCGCATCATGCTGGCCATGAAGTCCATCCTGGCCAAGAGTGACCGGCTGCCGATGCTGGTGTTTGACGAGATCGATGTGGGTGTCTCCGGCAGTGTGGCCCAGTCGGTGGGCGCCCGCATGCGGGACCTGGCCCGCTACCACCAGATCATCACGATTACCCACCTGCCCCAGGTGGCCGCCCAGGGTGAGGCCCACTTCAGGGTCGCCAAGGATGTAGTGGGGGACCGCACGCGGACCGGCATGCGCTTGTTGTCGGAAGATGAACGCGTAGCCGAAGTGGCGGCCCTCATGAGCGGGGCCCAGGTCACCGATGCCGCCATTGAGAGTGCCCGCGAA